A region from the Alnus glutinosa chromosome 5, dhAlnGlut1.1, whole genome shotgun sequence genome encodes:
- the LOC133869020 gene encoding uncharacterized protein LOC133869020, which yields MSNLTKLEFVALDVSGNNYLSWILDAEIHLEAMNLGNTIKEDNQASQQDRAKAMIFLRHHLHEELKTEYLTVKDPLTLWNNLRERYEHQKTVILPKARYDWMHLRLQDFKSVSEYNSALFKISSQLKLCGEKVTDVDMLEKTYTTFHASNVLLQQQYRERKFTRYSELISCLLVAEQNNELLMKNHQSRPTGSTPFPEANGTSFHGNKGNRGRGRGRGRKNYRGQGERTHNSYKRNVPYHQKWNHTEAKQNENKGLQNKPTKNYEDKCYRCGMKGHWSRTCRTPKHLVDLYQASIKEKEKGIEMNFANHSNPADSPFFLDTLKGEGSTHLDVSDFFEDSNGKTDLLIGDEYVYNN from the coding sequence ATGTCAAATCTTACAAAACTTGAGTTTGTCGCTCTTGATGTTTCTGGCAACAATTACTTATCTTGGATCCTTGATGCTGAGATCCATCTTGAAGCTATGAATCTTGGAAATACTATTAAGGAAGATAATCAAGCATCCCAGCAGGATCGCGCTAAAGCAATGATTTTTCTTCGCCATCATTTGCATGAAGAATTAAAAACTGAGTATCTTACGGTAAAGGATCCCTTGACCTTGTGGAATAATTTAAGGGAGAGATACGAGCACCAGAAGACAGTTATCCTCCCTAAAGCTCGTTATGATTGGATGCACCTGAGGTTGCAAGATTTTAAGAGTGTCAGTGAATATAACTCTGCACTCTTTAAAATCAGCTCACAATTAAAATTGTGTGGAGAAAAAGTTACTGATGTGGATATGTTAGAAAAAACGTATACCACATTTCATGCCTCGAATGTGCTCCTGCAGCAGCAATATCGAGAGCGTAAATTCACAAGATATTCTGaactaatatcttgtcttctagtTGCTGAGCAAAACAACGAGCTATTGATGAAAAATCACCAATCTCGTCCAACGGGTTCTACACCATTTCCTGAAGCAAATGGAACCTCATTTCATGGTAATAAAGGAAACCGTGGTCGTGGACGTGGACGTGGTAGAAAAAATTATAGAGGTCAAGGGGAACGtactcataattcttacaaaagaaatgtcCCTTACCACCAGAAGTGGAACCACACTGAGgcgaaacaaaatgaaaacaaaggtTTGCAGAATAAACCTACAAAGAACTATGAAGATAAATGTTACAGGTGTGGTATGAAAGGACATTGGTCGCGTACCTGTCGTACGCCTAAACATCTGGTAGACCTATATCAAGCctccataaaagagaaagaaaaagggattGAAATGAATTTTGCCAATCACAGTAATCCTGCAGATTCTCCATTTTTTCTTGATACTCTAAAAGGAGAGGGTAGCACTCATCTTGAtgtttctgatttctttgaAGACTCTAACGGAAAAACAGATCTTTTGATTGGTGATGAATATGTCTACAAcaattaa